The window TCTTAAGCAGAGCAAAAGTTGGGGTGGAAACTGCATCCAGTCCATCATTTCTGgttcttcatattttttattatattgctTAATGTCAAAATAGGCTTTCAAGCAATTTACAAGTACTGTCAATTTACAAGTACTGTACACAAACCAATACAATACTGAGCTTCTGTTGGCCTTTGGGGgttgggaaggagagaaagaactaGCTGACATCTTAAAGGAATATCTTTAACACAGAGAAATAAATGTAAGTTTGGGCACTACACCTTTTCGTTTTTTCCTTCAGTCAAACTCTAAAGACATTTCCTACTGTAAGATATAACATGTACAAAGTGACCGAACTCACTATTTTTACACTCAGGCTTGAAACGCCATGATCATGAAGTTCATcttcaaacagcagtatttcctCAAAGAACATAATCTGTTCCCTGGCTTTTAGTTTCTCTGTATCTATATGTTCTGTTGTGGGAGAAACCTGGAAGaggcaaaataatttaaaagttatgttttttttataagagTGCTCTTCAAACATTGTTTAACTGCTTAGTACTACAAAGTACGCAGCCGTTAAGAGCAGATTTAAGAACGTACCTTTAACTTTAATGTATCACCTAGAAGAGTTCCTTTGTAATCTGTTGTATAGGTCCAGTCATATGGTTTAACAACTTCCTTTGTGTGCTCAGGCTCAGACCTCAAGGGAAAAGATACACAACTATGTAGCATGTCAGTTTTAGAACCAAAGGATATCTACAGATAGACCCAGTTTTTAATAGAGGCTATGGTAATGTTGCCTGTATATTTGCAAATTCCTAGAGATATTGAAGATTGACACAACATTATCAGCTGTACAATATCAGTTTTGTTTATTCTAGATCAGAAATCATATAAAAAAATTGCTCAAGTTTTTTGCTCAAAGTTGTTGGATAGCACATCTGTATTAGCAAGCAGAAATGTCAGAAACCTATTTCATCATAACTAAAGTTGTGGACTCAAGAAGTAATAAGTATATGAGActctgttagtgggtggttcccttaCATCACGATCTCAAAAACTGTGACTCgagggaaagagaaaatgtaCAATAATGTTATTTATGTTAAGGGGGAAAGTGACAAACATTAAGCATTTATCCGGGTTACATCTCAAGTGGGTgacataaaatgtaaaaatctaaGCTATTTCTCCAAAGTAGCTGAACATATTAATTTGTCATATTAGATTTGATTAATCTTATGTCTTATTACCTGCTTTCTTGCCACTCCTCTGCACAAGCAACTTTAACCATGCCTTGAGTGTTATTTACACATCTTAAAGCATCAGTTGCATTGAATTCTATCCCAAAGAGAGATTCATGCTGAATTCTTAAGACATTGTCTCCAAACATCATTTCTGGAACACAAGGGATGTGTAGTTCTTCAGCTATTCTGCATGGAAACAAAAAAAAGTTATGTCACTTTGGGACTATTTCTCCCTAACTACATAATTTAAAACAGAGGCATAATTTGTTTGGAAAAATATTACAATATGCCACATCTAATTCCAAACATATTAACATTTAATAAGCTTTGCTTATTTAAGATGAATTTAGCACTGGAAAGACTAACCTTCCCCAAACATGTATGTTCCTTTCATTTTTGGTCTGTCTCATAAGTCCCCAGATAGACTACAAGAGGTTAATTCACTGGAACTCGCAATTTACCACAATACCTTCACAGCACATGGGCACCACAAACACGCTTCTGGGATCACACATTAGCATTTAACAAAAGGATTTGCCACAAATGTAGCAGCACGTGA of the Lacerta agilis isolate rLacAgi1 chromosome 4, rLacAgi1.pri, whole genome shotgun sequence genome contains:
- the TIPRL gene encoding TIP41-like protein, which produces MMPVFKSSRRDFTFGPWKLTAARTHIIKSSESERIAEELHIPCVPEMMFGDNVLRIQHESLFGIEFNATDALRCVNNTQGMVKVACAEEWQESRSEPEHTKEVVKPYDWTYTTDYKGTLLGDTLKLKVSPTTEHIDTEKLKAREQIMFFEEILLFEDELHDHGVSSLSVKIRVMPSSFFVLLRFFLRVDGVLIRMNDTRIYHEADKHYMLREYTSRESKISSLKHVPPPLFTDPNEVAQYLPVKENFCEKLEFPENLHPESEAAPEST